The segment CTGATGTTGACGGTCATGTCGCCGTAGTTCTCCTTCAGCAGCTTGTGCAGCTCGCGGACGGCCGCGTCGTTCTTGGCGACCCCCCCGGTGAAGGTGAACTCGTTCGTGACCCCGCCGGAGCGCGAGATGATGGAGATGGCGCGCAGCATGATCGCGCGGTGCAGCCCCGCAAGGATGTCCTCCCGCTTCTCGCCCAGGGCCAGCCGGTCGCGCAGCTCCGCGCCGGCGAAAACGGTGCACGTCGAGTTGATCCGTGGAACGCGGGTCGCCTTCATCGCGATCGGGCCCAGCTCGTGGAGACCGATCTTCATCTCGTCCGCGATGTAGCCGAGGTAGCGGCCGCACCCCGCGGCGCAGCGGTCGTTCATCTGGAAGCTCGTCACGATGCCGCTCTCGTCGATCTGGATTCCCTTCGTGTCTTGCCCGCCGATGTCGAGGACCGTGCGGGTCCCCGGGAACATCATGTGGGCCCCCAGGCCGTGGCAGAGGATCTCGGACCGGATGTGCTCCTTGGGGAAGGGGAGCCGGACCCGCCCGTAGCCGGTTCCCACCACGTACGTCTCCTCGAGTTCGATCCCGAGGACCGTACCGAGGGCGGCAAGCGCCTTTCCTCCGTCGACGCCGGTCCCCTCGACGGAGGCGAGCGAGCGGGCGAGCCCGTTCCGCATCTGGGATGCCACGGTGTCGTCCGGATCGACCAGGCTCTCCACTTCGATGATCGACTTGTCGTAGATGTTCAGCATCGTCTCGAAGGGGATGTCCGCCTCGCGGCTCGCCGCTTCCGCGAGGTTCATGAAGCGGGACCCCGCGATGTCGCGGAAGAAGTCCGACTTGCGCGCCGCGCCGGGGGCATAGATCGCCTGCGCCTCTCCCTCGATCTTCCGGAAAACGCCGTCCAGC is part of the Deltaproteobacteria bacterium CG2_30_66_27 genome and harbors:
- a CDS encoding benzoyl-CoA reductase subunit A: MRTFIGIDLGSTTTKSVLVDENLEVLGRGITNSRSNYDVAARVSKQEAKIAARFTLFRNALGKDAEHLLSHLERNFRLEQFLSALAQLEGACMGYLDHPRFMEIKAALRQALDGVFRKIEGEAQAIYAPGAARKSDFFRDIAGSRFMNLAEAASREADIPFETMLNIYDKSIIEVESLVDPDDTVASQMRNGLARSLASVEGTGVDGGKALAALGTVLGIELEETYVVGTGYGRVRLPFPKEHIRSEILCHGLGAHMMFPGTRTVLDIGGQDTKGIQIDESGIVTSFQMNDRCAAGCGRYLGYIADEMKIGLHELGPIAMKATRVPRINSTCTVFAGAELRDRLALGEKREDILAGLHRAIMLRAISIISRSGGVTNEFTFTGGVAKNDAAVRELHKLLKENYGDMTVNISPDSIYTGALGGANFALRAVVH